The sequence CGGGGAGCTGCCCAGCGAGGGCCTGGTGCCGGGAGCGGTGCAGGTGCCGCCCGACGGCGCGCCGGTGCTGTTCCTCGCCGACCACCCGGTCACCGGCGGCTACCCGGTGCTGGCCGTCGTCCGCACCGCCGACCTGGCCGCGGCGGCCCAGCTGCGCCCGGGTGACGTCGTCCGCTTCCGGACGGCTCGCTGAACGTCACCGCAGCGGCAGGATCGCCGGGTCGTCCGGTTCCCGCGCGATGCGCGCGGCCACCGCCCGCCGGTCAGCAGGGTCAGCACGGTGTGGTGGGCAGCGTGCGCGGCAGCGGCCACGCTCCGGCGACGACCACGCCGGTGATCCCGTCCTCGCCGACCGGTCCGAAGACGCGGGAGTCGATGGACCCGTCCCGCTGGTCGCCGAGCAGGAACACCGAGCCGTCGGGGACCTCGACCGGCCCGAACCAGACGCCGTCGAGGTGCGCCGGGTCGCTCCAGGGCTCGCAGATCGTCACGCCGTCCACCACCGGAGTGCCGTCCTCGATGGCGACGGACTCCCCGCCGAAGGCGACGACCCGCTTGGCCACCGGATCGGCGTCCGGGCGCCGGACCCGGCGCGGGTGCGCAACGTCCTCTCGTGAGGGGGTTCCGGCGGCATCTCCGCCAGGGCGGCAGGGGCCCCGATGCCGGGGCGACCGGTGATCGGGTGAGGAACGGGCGGTCGTCGGCATGCGGTCCTCCGTGCGAGCGGGCGCGGAGCCCCTCCGGCGGGGCGCGACCGGATGCACAGTCTCGGAGCGACTCACCAGGGCGGACAGCCGAGGGGTGGGGACGTGCGTGCCCCCGATGTGAGGGGCCGCGGTCCTCCCGCCGCCGGCTCACCCACGGGCGGCCAGGACCTCCGCGTAGACCTCCACGGTCTGCCGGGCGATCGCGGCCCAGCCGAACTCGGCGACGA is a genomic window of Blastococcus sp. HT6-30 containing:
- the lepB gene encoding signal peptidase I — its product is MPTTARSSPDHRSPRHRGPCRPGGDAAGTPSREDVAHPRRVRRPDADPVAKRVVAFGGESVAIEDGTPVVDGVTICEPWSDPAHLDGVWFGPVEVPDGSVFLLGDQRDGSIDSRVFGPVGEDGITGVVVAGAWPLPRTLPTTPC